From the Natronococcus sp. AD-5 genome, one window contains:
- a CDS encoding DUF63 family protein: MDELLDRYGPERIWAATVAILVAGITAAALLFPQRVYVDLIWQYYWGPVVADAHGWSCITWAGGEQVHCQNAPADAGPTASPGYTFVSYAGYIPTLLLLLIGISFLLDRLELERYRAGFYGLFPFMLFGGALRVVEDTNVAAYRETGELALGLPWVGVLISPLIYFTVFFIALLALVTSVWLDRNNYVSGYEYPLFGIGTGLLAITLAYLGYRAATEPYATFHPALLATILVGATVTTVITWLAINQFAPDINSGTRFMGVIVIWAHAIDGVANVAGLDWATVFGLPANLVPKHPINEAIVTYTGVVLPESVTSVTGTAWPFLLVKLVAAVVVVTLFNDEIFEESPQFAYLLMIAVVAVGLGPGTRDMLRATFGV, encoded by the coding sequence ATGGACGAACTCCTCGATCGGTACGGGCCCGAACGGATCTGGGCCGCGACCGTCGCGATTCTCGTCGCCGGAATTACGGCCGCTGCACTCCTGTTTCCGCAGCGGGTATACGTCGATCTCATTTGGCAGTACTACTGGGGGCCGGTGGTCGCCGACGCACACGGGTGGAGCTGCATCACGTGGGCGGGTGGCGAACAGGTCCACTGTCAGAATGCGCCGGCCGACGCCGGTCCGACCGCCTCGCCGGGGTACACGTTCGTCTCTTACGCGGGTTACATCCCGACGCTCCTGCTCTTGCTGATCGGGATCTCCTTTCTCCTCGACCGACTCGAGCTCGAGCGGTACCGAGCCGGCTTCTATGGCTTGTTCCCGTTCATGCTGTTCGGCGGAGCGCTCCGGGTCGTCGAGGACACGAACGTCGCGGCCTACCGCGAAACCGGTGAACTCGCGCTCGGACTCCCCTGGGTCGGCGTGCTGATCAGCCCGCTCATCTACTTCACGGTGTTCTTTATCGCGCTCCTCGCGCTCGTAACGTCGGTCTGGCTCGACAGGAACAACTACGTGTCGGGCTACGAGTATCCGCTCTTCGGAATCGGAACCGGTCTGTTAGCGATCACGTTGGCGTATCTCGGCTATCGGGCGGCCACGGAGCCATACGCGACGTTCCATCCAGCGCTCTTAGCGACGATCCTCGTGGGCGCGACTGTCACGACGGTGATCACCTGGCTCGCTATCAATCAGTTCGCGCCCGATATCAACAGCGGCACGCGGTTTATGGGTGTCATCGTCATCTGGGCGCACGCTATCGACGGCGTCGCCAACGTCGCCGGTCTCGACTGGGCGACCGTCTTTGGACTGCCGGCGAACCTCGTCCCGAAACACCCGATCAACGAGGCGATCGTCACTTACACTGGCGTGGTACTGCCCGAGAGCGTGACTAGCGTCACCGGCACCGCCTGGCCGTTCCTGCTCGTGAAACTCGTTGCGGCGGTCGTCGTGGTAACACTGTTCAACGACGAGATCTTCGAGGAGAGTCCCCAGTTCGCGTACCTGCTTATGATCGCCGTTGTCGCGGTCGGCCTCGGTCCCGGCACTCGCGACATGCTGCGGGCGACGTTCGGAGTCTAA